Part of the Candidatus Binatia bacterium genome, TGATCTTCCCCGTCGTGATTGAACGACCACGCCAAGTGCGGCTCTCCAAGTGGAAGCTTATCGCCACCCCCCTCTTGGGTGCCGGTCATCCACACGTGCCATGTCTTGCCATAGCTATTCATCTTGCCTTCCATGAGTTTGTGCTCGGCAACGTTCGGGAGGCCTGGCGCCACCAGCTGCCCAGAGAGAATCTCATAGTTGTGAGGATGCCAGTACAGTCGCTCTTCGACGGGAAGCGTCTCAAAGAGCCGTTCCGAGATGATGTACTCGATCCCGTTCATGTTGGCAGAGGCGCTGTTGCCATCGAACAGGACGCACTGCGCGAAGTCTTCATTGACCTGTTTGCAGTAATGATGTGCTTCCATCTGGTGACTGGGGTCAGCCTTCATCGGATGGAAGCCGACGAGGTAGATGTCGAGTTGCTTGACCGGCGCATTGCTCTGGAGCACCGCTGCGCCGGCCTTCAACACCTTGGTGGTGGTCGATGCCTTCTCTCCAGGTGGTTTGTCTGCGGCCAGCACGGGAAGCGTTACGACGAGTAGCGCGAGCGAGAACACGAGGCGACGGGCCGACATCTGTGACTCCTCTTCAATCGCGAACAGCCGACAGCACTTTAGCGGCCTGGCTGGAACCGGGAGACGGGTGGGATTCGACGAAATCAGGGTACCAGGCAAATTGATGTAGAAATACTAGCGCTTGGCGGCGCGAGCGGCCGACCGCTTCTTCGTCTGCGCCCCTGGCCGGCCAGCTCCGGGCTTGGACACCTCCGCCA contains:
- a CDS encoding OBAP family protein, translated to MSARRLVFSLALLVVTLPVLAADKPPGEKASTTTKVLKAGAAVLQSNAPVKQLDIYLVGFHPMKADPSHQMEAHHYCKQVNEDFAQCVLFDGNSASANMNGIEYIISERLFETLPVEERLYWHPHNYEILSGQLVAPGLPNVAEHKLMEGKMNSYGKTWHVWMTGTQEGGGDKLPLGEPHLAWSFNHDGEDQPGLVEARDKKSGVSTAELKKNRQDLAANAKPQCGVDSLQGRFPGSTTPIEGVTARSENCPKDGEPAKAPR